A genomic stretch from Coffea arabica cultivar ET-39 chromosome 10c, Coffea Arabica ET-39 HiFi, whole genome shotgun sequence includes:
- the LOC140015847 gene encoding uncharacterized protein: protein MCPQLAPINYGGDSVRVIVYGPHSCVLSTVTEVIRVWRRYQRAIHMCGGACSVFGRLRNNTCAGWLVQGSATFGLIIVRMLRNRLSLASSLGKLSVHGHSKCFCCIDSEVESLEHIFSDGDLARFIWAFFGEAVGVVYRGSGVRAWLAGWWFLPARQSRVESLYTVLPRIICWHIWLARKLALFEGNYLRQQTICDRILADVVDLMLGDQDRFVSCLALYTAISGWRLWYSHTVVRWEQPSQGRCKLNTDGCALGNPETSGGGGVLRESSGMMQCRVRGFSRVHVEMDSQVLALILQGKSRCAWIIRADMEAIQSIVGLDWTVGHCYREANQVADVLAKVGAQGAVFTIYSSQVELPRPARGAMTLDSIGTPVIHVRVVRK, encoded by the exons ATGTGTCCACAGCTTGCTCCTATAAATTATGGTGGAGATTCTGTACGAGTGATTGTTTATGGTCCTCATTCATGCGTGCTAAGTACTGTCACCGAGGTCATCCGTGTATGGCGGAGGTACCAACGGGCAATTCATATGTGTGGAGGCGCATGCTCTGTGTTCGGGAGGTTGCGGAACAACACTTGTGCTGGCTGGTTAGTTCAGGGCAGTGCAACTTTTGGTTTGATAATTG TGCGAATGTTGAGGAATCGGTTGTCTCTTGCATCATCGTTAGGGAAGCTAAGCGTGCACGGCCATTCCAAGTGTTTTTGTTGTATAGATTCCGAGGTAGAATCGTTGGAGCATATTTTCTCAGACGGTGATCTAGCTCGGTTCATTTGGGCATTCTTTGGTGAGGCGGTGGGTGTGGTATACAGAGGGTCAGGGGTGCGTGCGTGGTTGGCTGGTTGGTGGTTTCTGCCAGCACGTCAATCGCGGGTGGAGTCCCTCTATACGGTGTTGCCTAGAATTATCTGCTGGCATATTTGGTTGGCGCGGAAGCTTGCCCTTTTTGAAGGCAACTACCTCCGGCAGCAAACTATTTGTGATCGTATATTGGCGGATGTAGTCGACTTGATGTTGGGAGATCAGGATAGGTTTGTGTCCTGCCTTGCCTTGTACACTGCTATCAGTGGTTGGAGGCTGTGGTATTCTCATACGGTGGTCCGTTGGGAGCAGCCATCTCAGGGGAGGTGCAAATTAAATACGGATGGCTGTGCATTAGGAAATCCGGAGACGAGTGGAGGGGGTGGTGTCCTTCGGGAGTCCTCAG GGATGATGCAGTGTCGGGTAAGGGGATTTTCCAGAGTGCATGTGGAGATGGATTCTCAGGTGTTGGCGCTAATTCTTCAGGGCAAGTCGAGATGCGCATGGATAATTCGTGCGGATATGGAGGCTATCCAGTCAATCGTTGGGTTGGATTGGACAGTGGGTCACTGTTATCGTGAAGCCAATCAAGTGGCGGATGTGTTGGCGAAGGTGGGGGCGCAGGGGGCGGTGTTTACCATATATTCTTCCCAGGTGGAGCTTCCACGACCCGCTAGGGGGGCCATGACCTTAGATAGCATAGGGACTCCTGTAATTCATGTTAGAGTGGTGCGGAAATGA
- the LOC113713983 gene encoding uncharacterized protein, whose product MSSRQVGIFSVAGALDSSMEVGGIKKKVLDASEKRGGRSFHPDEAMDFGHFMHDTNLLDVGFSGCRFMRCNTRHGGARIWKRLDQVLANEIICNKLKRLKRAIQVWNKQVFGDIFQAVKLKEDEVRTAEVLMESDNSEGARENLHRAQAQLHATLQAEKLFWKQKARVKWLQEGDRNTKFFHSTVKQRRVHFIIHKIKNEQGEWVESEEDIGNETVRFFE is encoded by the exons ATGTCCTCGCGACAGGTAGGCATCTTCTCAGTGGCGGGGGCACTGGATAGCTCAATGGAGGTTGGTGGCATTAAGAAGAAAG TCCTGGATGCAAGTGAGAAGAGAGGAGGACGGTCATTTCATCCTGATGAAGCAATGGATTTTGGGCACTTTATGCATGACACAAATCTACTTGACGTTGGTTTCTCTGGGTGTCGCTTTATGCGGTGTAATACTAGACATGGCGGTGCCAGGATTTGGAAACGCCTCGATCAGGTCCTGGCAAATGAG ATTATCTGTAATAAATTGAAACGGCTAAAAAGGGCAATTCAGGTTTGGAATAAGCAGGTGTTTGGGGATATCTTTCAGGCAGTCAAGCTCAAGGAGGATGAGGTACGGACTGCTGAGGTGCTTATGGAGAGTGATAACTCAGAGGGAGCGCGGGAGAATCTACACCGTGCACAGGCTCAGTTGCATGCTACCTTGCAGGCGGAGAAGCTTTTCTGGAAACAGAAGGCTCGAGTTAAGTGGTTGCAAGAGGGTGACCGGAACACTAAGTTCTTTCACTCCACGGTGAAGCAACGGAGGGTCCATTTCATTATTCATAAGATTAAGAATGAGCAAGGGGAATGGGTGGAATCGGAGGAGGATATAGGTAATGAGACAGTTCGGTTCTTCGAGTAG